In the Malus domestica chromosome 16, GDT2T_hap1 genome, one interval contains:
- the LOC103403388 gene encoding uncharacterized protein, with protein sequence MLKFLKGVVGGSGTGPKDLPYNIGDPYPSAWGSWTHFRGTSKDDGSPVSIFSISGSNAQDGHLAAARNGVKRLRTVRHPNILSFLHSTEAETVDASSATKQTIYIVTEPVMPLSDKIKELNLQGIQRDEYFACGLHQIAKAVSFLNNDCKLVHANVCLASVVVTQTLDWKLHAFDVLSEFDGGNEASAGEMLQFAWLVGPQYKPMELLKSDWAAIRKSPPWAIDSWGLGCLIYELFSGLKLSKTEELRNTASIPKSLLPDYQRLLSSTPSRRLNTSKLVENSEYFQNKLVDTIHFMEILNLKDSVEKDTFFRKLPNLAEQLPRQIVLKKLLPLLASALEFGSAAAPALTALLKMGSWLSTEEFSVKVLPTIVKLFASNDRAIRVGLLQHIDQFGESLSAQIVDEQVYPHVATGFTDTSAFLRELTLKSMLVLAPKLSQRTISGSLLKYLSKLQVDEEPAIRTNTTILLGNIASHLNDGTRKRVLINAFTARALRDTFSPARGAGIMALCATSSYYDITEIATRILPNVVILTIDPDNDVRSKAFQAVDQFLQIVKQSYEKTDSGDTAGVGISSLPGNASLLGWAMSSLTLKGKPSEQAPLAPVNTSASLTKTTSNASSVVDTPSTAPAHISSTTDFGDQRIPDSPTSTDGWGELENGTHEENESDKDGWDDVEPLEEPKPSPVLASIQAAQKRPVSQPALQPKQATSLRPKNTAKAIKNEDDDLWGSIAAPAPRTVSKPLNVKASAAVDDDDPWAAIAAPPPSTKAKPLSVAKGRGAKPAAPKLGAQRINRTSSSGV encoded by the exons ATGCTGAAATTCTTGAAGGGAGTGGTGGGCGGATCGGGGACTGGACCTAAGGATCTGCCCTACAACATCGGCGATCCTTACCCCTCTGCTTGGGGCTCTTGGACTCACTTCCGAGGCACCTCCAAG GACGATGGGTCTCCGGTGTCCATATTCTCTATATCTGGAAGTAATGCTCAGGATGGCCATTTGGCCGCTGCTCGCAATGGCGTCAAGCGTCTCCGCACT GTCAGACACCCAAACATCTTATCATTTCTTCACAGTACTGAGGCTGAAACTGTGGATGCTTCTTCTGCCACCAAGCAAACTATCTATATCGTTACCGAGCCTGTTATGCCCCTCTCTGATAAGATCAAGGAGCTCAATTTACAAGGTATCCAAAG GGATGAGTATTTCGCATGCGGACTGCACCAGATAGCGAAGGCTGTCAGTTTCTTGAATAATGATTGTAAACTT GTTCATGCCAACGTTTGCTTGGCCAGTGTTGTTGTAACTCAAACTTTGGACTGGAAGCTACATGCTTTTGATGTACTATCTGAGTTTGATGGCGGCAATGAGGCTTCTGCCGGAGAAATGCTG CAATTCGCCTGGCTTGTTGGACCACAATACAAACCCATGGAGTTACTGAAGTCTGATTGGGCTGCAATCAGAAAGTCTCCACCATGGGCTATTGATTCTTGGGGCTTGG GCTGCCTTATATACGAGCTCTTCTCCGGTCTGAAATTAAGCAAAACAGAGGAACTACGCAACACGGCTTCTATTCCAAAG TCTCTGCTTCCAGATTATCAGCGGCTCTTGAGTTCCACGCCTTCTCGTAGGTTGAATACATCGAAGCTTGTAGAAAATAGTG AATATTTTCAAAACAAGCTAGTGGATACAATACATTTCATGGAAATTCTAAATCTGAAAGATAGTGTTGAGAAGGATACCTTCTTCCGCAAGCTTCCAAATTTAGCGGAGCAGCTACCTCGCCAGATTGTGCTGAAAAAG TTGCTTCCTTTATTGGCTTCTGCCCTTGAATTTGGTTCAGCTGCTGCACCTGCTTTGACGGCTTTGTTGAAAATGGGTTCCTGGCTTTCAACCGAAGAATTCAGTGTGAAG gtgctgccaacaattgtGAAGCTGTTTGCTTCCAATGACCGAGCTATTCGAGTTGGACTTTTGCAACATATTGATCAGTTTGGAGAATCATTATCAGCACAAATTGTTGATGAGCAA GTTTACCCCCACGTTGCTACTGGGTTCACTGACACATCTGCTTTTCTCCGGGAACTGACTTTGAAGTCGATGCTTGTTCTAGCTCCTAAG CTTTCTCAACGCACCATTTCAGGGTCCTTGTTGAAGTATCTTTCAAAGTTACAG GTTGATGAAGAACCAGCAATTAGAACGAACACCACTATATTACTAGGGAACATTGCATCCCACCTGAATGATGGG ACAAGGAAAAGAGTGCTGATTAATGCTTTTACTGCCCGTGCATTACGTGATACTTTCTCACCTGCCCGAGGAGCAG GTATAATGGCTTTGTGTGCTACCAGTTCTTATTATGATATCACTGAGATTGCAACTCGGATTCTCCCAAATGTTGTTATTCTTACCATTGATCCTGATAA TGATGTTCGATCAAAGGCATTTCAAGCAGTTgatcaatttttacaaatagtGAAGCAATCCTATGAAAAG ACTGATTCAGGAGATACTGCTGGTGTTGGAATCTCATCACTACCAGGAAACGCTAGTTTACTGGG ATGGGCAATGAGCTCCTTGACTCTCAAGGGTAAACCTTCTGAACAAGCTCCACTTGCTCCTGTAAATACCAGTGCATCTCTTACTAAAACAACTTCTAATGCAAGCTCAG TGGTGGATACTCCAAGCACGGCGCCTGCCCACATAAGTTCGACAACAGATTTTGGCGATCAACGTATACCTGATTCCCCAACATCTACAGATGGCTGGGGAGAACTTGAAAATGGAACCCACGAAGAGAATGAAAGTGACAAGGATGGGTGGGATGATGTTGAACCCCTGGAAGAGCCAAAACCATCTCCTGTTCTTGCGAGTATTCAAGCAGCTCAAAAGCGGCCGGTCTCACAACCTGCTTTGCAGCCTAAACAAG CGACGAGTTTGAGACCAAAAAACACAGCCAAGGCTATAAaaaatgaagatgatgatttgtGGGGCTCCATTGCCGCCCCTGCACCAAGAACAGTTTCAAAACCATTGAATGTGAAAGCAAGTGCAGcagttgatgatgatgatccaTGGGCTGCGATTGCCGCTCCCCCACCCTCTACCAAGGCAAAGCCTCTATCAGTAGCCAAAGGCCGAGGAGCGAAACCTGCTGCTCCAAAATTGGGCGCCCAGAGGATAAACCGGACGTCTTCGTCGGGGgtgtaa
- the LOC103403387 gene encoding uncharacterized protein, with protein sequence MVRASVSVIIYIAIAVLVLLLISHSPKKPGNHRHRRLKLRSNFTFAPPLHHHNPIPFDPLVADIERRREDRKWEQQHFDHAFNASHDSAPAAESQPEWEDFMDAEDYLNNEDRFNVTNRLLLLFPKVDVDPADGFVTEDELTQWNLNQAQREVLHRTQRDMELHDKNSDGFVSFAEYQPPSWVQNADNSSFGYDMGWWKEEHFNASDANGDGLLNITEFNDFLHPADSKNLKLLKWLCKEEVRERDTDKDEKINFKEFFHGLFDLVRNYDEENHNSTHQSDDLMEFPARNLFAQLDKDGDGYLSDEEMLPIIGKIHPSEHYYAKQQADYIISQADTDKDGQLTLGEMIENPYVFYSAIFNDDEEEDYYHDEFR encoded by the exons ATGGTGAGGGCGTCCGTCTCAGTAATCATATACATAGCAATTGCAGTCCTTGTCCTCTTGCTCATCTCCCACTCCCCAAAGAAACCCGGCAACCACCGCCACCGCCGCCTCAAGCTCCGCTCCAACTTCACCTTTGCTCCCCCCCTCCACCACCATAACCCCATCCCCTTCGACCCCCTCGTCGCTGACATTGAGCGCCGCCGCGAGGACCGTAAGTGGGAGCAGCAGCACTTCGATCATGCCTTCAACGCCTCCCACGACTCCGCACCGGCCGCCGAGTCTCAGCCCGAGTGGGAAGACTTCATGGACGCTGAGGATTATTTGAACAATGAGGACAGGTTCAACGTCACCAACAGGTTGCTCTTGTTGTTTCCAAAGGTTGATGTCGACCCGGCTGATGGATTCGTCACCGAGGACGAGTTGACTCAGTGGAACTTGAACCAGGCTCAGAGGGAAGTCTTGCATCGAACTCAGAGGGATATGGAGCTTCACGACAAGAATAGTGACGGCTTTGTTTCCTTTGCCGAGTATCAGCCCCCCAGTTGGGTTCAGAATGCAG ATAACAGCTCCTTTGGCTATGATATGGGTTGGTGGAAAGAGGAACATTTTAATGCATCCGATGCGAATGGAGATGGTCTTCTTAATATAACCGAGTTCAATGA CTTTCTACACCCAGCTGATAGCAAAAACCTGAAGCTACTTAAGTGGTTGTGTAAGGAGGAAGTAAG GGAAAGGGACACCGACAAAGATGAAAAGATTAACTTCAAAGAATTCTTCCATGGCCTCTTTGATTTGGTGAGGAACTATGATGAAGAAAATCACAATTCCACACATCAGTCTGATGATTTGATGGAGTTCCCAGCTAGAAATTTGTTTGCTCAGCTTGACAAAGATGGCGATGG GTATTTGTCAGATGAGGAAATGCTTCCTATTATTGGAAAGATACATCCATCAGAACATTACTATGCAAAACAACAAGCAGATTACATTATATCACAG GCTGATACAGATAAAGATGGGCAACTAACGCTGGGAGAGATGATAGAGAACCCATATGTATTTTACAGCGCTATTTTCAATGATGATGAGGAAGAGGACTATTACCATGATGAGTTCCGTTAA